The sequence AAACTTAAATCATGATAATCTTTTATTCTGTATTCCTTTTTCAGCGGCAGTCTGAAAGAATAAAGCGTGACAAGGCACAGGCCAAGAGAAGAGATGACGCCGAGCCTCAAGTTCAACCTGAGTCTCTAGTTCCAGTTGCTCGGTTCCATGGTTCCCGTCTTGCTTCTGGTCCTTCACCTTCACCTTTTCAACAACGTGGCTTTAATCACCGTTCAGAGGGCTCAATGTCCGTTAGAAAAGATTACCCACTTGGACAAGCTACATCAGGAATGTCAGGGCTTGAAATTAAAAGCAAACAGTCTCGGCCCCATAAAGTTGCACGTTACTCTTCAGGGGCTTCTATTGGTGCTGCTATTGTTGAAGCTGAAAATGACCTTGAAATAGATGTATGTTTTCCTGCTTCAGGCGAGGCTCTTTAATGTAATTCTGACTCCATCACCCATTCTTTAGGACTTTCTGTGGGCTTGGGTATGAGCCTTGCTGGCGTGGAGTTATGATTGCATCTATTTTCTATCATTGTTTATTTGTAATCTTTGTTGTTATTATATGATGTTAAAGTGATGCTCATTGAGCCATCATCTCTGTTGTTTTTGGTTTCCAGgtaaatgaaaacaaagaagaatTAAAAGTGAAGCTTAAGGAGATACTTCGTGAGAAGTCTGATGCTTTTAACTCAAAAAATCCAGAAGAAGACAAGGTTTGATGACAGTTTACCTCTGCATATTGATTAGGTTTAAATGTTTGTTACCAATAAGCTCTAGCTGAGATGGCCCTTCTCCCATGAGAAAAGGTGGAGGATGAGGACATCATACAAGGCTTAATTAGCTATTACTTTTTGTGTTGTTACCAATATTATGTTgtttaattaggtcaaattggGATCACCGGGGTGGAAAGAAAGATATTATGAGGAAAAGTTTTCTGCAAGAACGCCTGAGGAGCTTGAAGCAATACGAAGAGATGTGGTAAGTAAAATGAGTTCAAATATATTGGTACTTGTATTTGGTAGGTAACTGTAGGCTTATATTGGCTTCTCTATTGGGTAGGTCTTGAGCTACACAGAAGGCTTATGTTGGGTTATGCACTATTATTACGAAGGGGTTTGTTCTTGGCAgtggttagtttttttttctcttgttcttcAAAGCAATGTActtaattttaaggttttgtatttggttagttttttttcGATCTTTTCTTATTGTGCATTTCCCAAAGTTTGTTGTGTTGCATTTCTCCCTCTTTCCCCAATTTCTTGCATGCACCTGCTAgtctaaattattaaaattagtGGTTAGTTTCCCATTCATCAATTTTCGGTGATTTCGTTAATCACTTGCACTTCCCAGCTTCTGATTTATCTCTCCCCTTCCTccccaaaccaaaaataaaaaaattaaaaaaattgcttcTTGTGAGGTATTGTTTTGGGATTGGAAAgggtgaagagaaagaaggggTGGGGGAACTTATTCAATAACTTACATAGCTCCTCTATTTTTTGAGGAAGGGTAGTTGGTCTGTGTAATTTTTGAAATGACTTACACATCTTGAGGTAGAGGATGGAAAACTGCTCAGTTAAGAAAAGGGGATGGAGAACTTACGAGAGAAAATGTTGGGCTGATTGCCATTTTCCTCTGTTCAGTAGGGAAGAAATCTCAGCAGAAATAAAGAGGGTTGGgggattattttttattctggGCCCACAAACTTTTATCATTTTGAGAGAAAACAGAGGAGAAAGCTTCCTGACATAGGACAAATTGGGGCATGTCTAGGTCTGCATGTATTGGGTTTAGGGTTAGGAGATTTTTTGGATCTTGGGTTTGGAATTGTTGGAGAAAGGGTTATAGGTTTGTGTTAAGAATTAAAAGGTGGTTTGATGAGATAGAAGAAAGTACGTGGGCTTTTAGGTTTTGGAAGACAAATGAAAGGGCTTTTATTTGGGCTTGTAAGGAAGGAGTAGAAGAGAGAATTATATGGTGTATAGTGGTTGTTGAATGGCATCTGTGAACAGTACCACATGgaagagaataagaaaagacATAAGAGAAAGGGTGAAAACAACACACGATGCCCAACATGTGTCGATGCTCAAAAcactcaatattttattaataaacttCATCCCTTCAAGTATGTTgggcaaaaatatatatatatatatatatataagggctTATTCTTGTATTAATAGTATTAGGACTTCTAGTTTGACtggtaaaataaaaaggtaattaaaaaaaaaaaaaaacttgaactcAAAGATAATAAAAGATAAGATATATAGGATCTCCTATAAAATTCCAGACTCAAGTAAACaactaaaatacccttaatttGCTGGATTACTGAAACTTCAATTTCACCCCTAAATGCAAAATTGGCCATAacttaataaacaaaaatttgtttACTTTAAAACTACTTCTTTTATTTCAATTGAATTTCACTTGTGCTCCATAAAATTAGTCTTGAATCAGGGTTGGTAAAAGCACCAGAAGATACAAAGCAcacattcttaaaaaaagaagtcataaatttgaaaataattattaatgggCAACACAACTAtctagtttagtttttttttttgaaaaatataaaaagcattCCTTTGAATGCGCCTCGTGAGGCGAAAAGTACTGGAGCTTTGCTCTTGTCGCACTTTTTACCAACATAGTCTTGAATAGATGAATTTACGAAATAGTAACAAATTAATCCTCCATGGTTCATCACTTCCCCTCCTAGGAAATGAAGGCAAATTTTCGATTTTGTCCCATGCCTCTctaatgtgtttataaggaatgatttCAACTCAttcaaatcattattttttatgtaaaatagatGGCTAgaggaaataaaataatattataaacgTGATATGTTTATGTGGCCGATCCAATCTAATCTGTCAAGGATCCATAGCCAAcccctaattttattttatttttgataagtaatattACTTCattgaataaagaaaacaatatagGAAACCAAAGCACACAGGCAGTGTACTAAGGAATCggaaaaaaaacagcaaaaactataaagcaaagaaagtacaaCTTTCTAACAAATCtttcaaagaattaaaagtaaaaacaccCGAAGCATTTGTTCACTCTGGCAAAGTTTGGAGAAAAAACTTCATATCATGATTTGATCTCTCACATCCTTCAAAAGTACGAGCATTCCTCCCCTACCAAATGCCCCACATAATACAATGAGGAATCATACTCCAAATCACCAAAGACTTATATTTATTCGACCAGCTAGCTAGAAGATCCACAACATGGCATGGCATAACCCAGTGAAccacaaataaagaaaatacgATATTCCACAACTCTCTAGCTGCATCGCAATGTAACAATAAATGATCAATGGACTCCCCATCCTTGCACATGCATCACCAATCCAACACAAATTTTGgtactaaggctttgttgttgatACGTTCACTTTTATATGGTGTTATCATAACTAACTTAGCTAATTACAATTTTCGTTACATAATAAGGGAAAGATTACTTCTTATGTAATAAGTGTGTAATTGTAATAAGGTAAAGAAGTAAATTcatacaaactatttttttcatcctcccaactaaactataaaaagttatattaacTTTCTATCCTCTCTACCATACAAGTACGaaggaaaacaagaaaatattcTTTACTTCCATTTTCCACCCTTCTCATATTGTCCTTCCTCTCAACCAAACAGATCCCAAGTCTTTTTACAGCTGCAGGaccctttcttcttttctgttgTCAATGATTTTTCTGGTCAATTTGTTATTTCTATTCAATATATGTCCACATCTTCAGATCATTAGTCTGTCTATTGTACATGAAGTAGTCTATTTTTTAGTAAGTTTAtctttacctataaaaaaaaaccatttttggATCATTACTTTGACACTGAAGAATATTTATTGTAGGTTTTATCCTTATCATTATGCACCCTTTGCTTCTGATCTCAAGGATCTCAGTGATCTGAATATAAGCTTTGAGCTTGGTACTCCCTTCAAACCGTTCAATCAGCTTTTGGGAGTATTCCCTGCTGCAAGGTTTAGTGTCCACTATTTATTTcttctcattttcattttttataaaatattccaTCTACTAAAGAACTAATTATGATCCGCTtgcatttatcaaaaaaaaaaaaaaatgatccacTTGCAGTTCCCATGCACTTCCTGAGCATTACAGGAAGTTGATGACTGATCCAAATTCACCTATTATTGACTTTTACCCAGCTGGTATGCTTTTTTCCTAATGGAGGCCTGAAACTTGTTTCTCTTTgaatttatgtagtaaaatttgctTACCCTtaacctttgttttttttgtcaGATTTTGAAGTGGATATGAACGGCAAACGATTTGCCTGGCAGGTGGGGTTTATGTTTTGGTCTCTATTTCTGTATCTTAGACATCATGATGATATAGGCAGCAACcactatatatatgttttaacaCGTCTACTTGCTTTTTTTAAGGGCATCGCAAAATTGCCGTTTATTGATGAAGCTCGCCTTCTTGCGGAGGTCCAGAAAATTGAACATACGTTGACGGTATGCTGTTTGTCATTAACTAGCTTGATATTCTGCACTTACTAGATTGTCTTTGTTATCTCGTCTTTTTTACATTTCTTTGCTAGATAcaacacattttttatattgagtTCTACAATTTCTTTTACAGGAGGAGGAGGTACGGAGAAACAGCATGATGTTTGACATGCTTTTCGTGAAATCGTCACATCCTCTCTCTGTATGCATAAGTATTCTTGACGAGAAGTGTAAACGGTTAACAGACAAAGAACGGGTTGAGGTCAAGGAGAGAATCGAGCCTGAGAAAAGGTTTGTAGTTGTTTTCAaatgttgctatttttttttcttttccttttcaagaTTCAAGGAATGAATGAACTAATGCATTCTATGTGAGGATTCTTCTAATCTGGCATTTAATGCACATGTAGTATGCTAAATTTGATTCACACTTATTATATGCCTGACATTTAATGAATACTATTGTCATTTATTGTGTACTACATTTTGATGCCATTCTGGTTCAAGTTTCCCAAGTATGTAGAATTAGTAAGATAATTAAGATGTTCTCTAGCAATGACTTTTTTGGAGgtcatcttttttatttatttattgttattatattttttattttttattttcatgccaatttttaATGTTTGCTTTTGGTGGGCCTTTGTTTTGCTTGTTCTTTTAAGTTTcatatttttcccttcaagaTTTGTGACAAGTTATTACCAATTTTCTGCCTTATAAATGTTTATCGTTTATAAATACATTTGGCATCTGATTGTGACCATCTTTCTTCTGTTCTATAGAATCTTGTGTTTCTAGGTTAAATTTGTACTTCATACTGAATACAGAATAATCTTACTGTGCCTGGTCTTGAGTTTGTTCTGCAATATTCCATGCTATTATAATAAGGTGGACTGTATCTTATAAATCAGTATGTTCTTACATCTAACTGAAAGTAAAGGTACCAGTGACACAAGATTTTGCTCTGCTTAGCCATAATATGACCTGCATAGCTTTTGCTATAGCTTTTCATGTTGACCTCTTGtcttcttcctccttttatttttttggtaaacttttGGTAATTTATTTAGAGTGAATGATTCCCGAGTTAAGGAATCCCTGCTCCCTTGGCCTTGGGGCGAAAAAAAAAGATACGACTTTGTTTACCTTGTACAGATAAATTTGTCACCTTGGTGGTGTTAGCATCCTTTTCTGACTATTTTAAACTAAAGTTCTGGCATTAATTGATTATTgtgattttatttcattttatatcATCATAAGAGTTATGTAGTCTAGTCACAAGTCTGTTTGTGTCCTTGGCTGTTTCACTGCTTGTTTCTTGATTTATGGTTGAAATATTTGAAATGCCTTGTCAGCTGTTCGCTTTAGCTTGTAggtcatgtggattttttccaTGCTCACTTAAAATTAAGTTTATGGTTGGACTATTTTCTGATTTTATTTAGGGCTAAATGCAGTGGTGGGATGAATGGTTATTTATCCCCATGTGGCGGAGAACCTCGACCACCTATTTTCAGGTCTCCTGTCACAGGAATGGAAGATGTTATTGACAACCAAGTCATGTAAGTTTTTGAGACTGTTGTTCAATTGAATGAACCATACATCTAGCACCTGTTCTCCTCATTTCGCATTTCTTCTTCACTCCCTCTTTTTCAGATGTGCTATATACAGACTCCCagatatgcatgaacatatcACTCGACCGCCTGTGGGGGTTAAATTCCCAAAGAAGGTATGTAGTTACCACTTATTAGTGAGGTCTTGTTGCTTGTGAAAGTTTTGCTCCTTTAGtgttttatttctcttttcctGAATTTGGTATGGGAGTATCTAATTTTGGTGTGGAGAGTATCTAATTCTGGTATATAATCCCATTTCAgtaaataatttgaataaaatgaaGTCCTAAATAATGAATTGTGGAGTTATTCAAATAATAAACAACCATGTTATTGTTCTCTCAGAGTTGTAACTTATTGTACATTATTCTTGTTATTCCATACATATTGCTAGTGAAATGGAAGGTAGTGATGTTGGCTTGAGgtaattattttgtttctatGCCCTTTCAACCACTGATCAAGGACATTCAGCAAGTGGATGCAAAATTCAAACGTTTTGGTTATAGTTGTCTTACCCTTCAAGTTTCTCAATGTTTTCAGTGTATGAACATCCAGTCTACTATTGTGCTCGCTACCATTCAAGCCTTGATCGTATTGTTTAGATATGATCTTAGGATAATGTTTTCAATCAACCATATTTACAGTtcgtgtttatatatatatatatatgttcctTAAAACAGTTATTGCATCCAACACGTATCTCATTCATTGATTCTTATTATTTCtactttttgatattttagattctaatataacaatttaaataaaagctGGTATTTTGTATGGCCAAGTGTGGTGTGGTGTGGCTTTTTAAGCATGGTGGTTTTTCTGTGTATTGCATCAACTCACGTGAAGTTCCTTGTCTTACAGATTGTGAATTTGGGGGATTTAAAACCTGAACCTGTTTTGTGGCATGAAGATTCTGGAAGGAAGCCATGGGAGAATGGAAGGTATGCCTTGATTGTAAATCATTTTCATTGAAATGCCTATGCATAACCTTTAAACCTATTGGAAATTCCTTGTTCCGTGTCTTCAGATGCAAATATCTTTTTATCAGTGTATTTGACCATTGTGGATTTCACTTGCTTCTCAGGCAAGCCCCCTCAGGAGCCATTTCTGGTCAACATCTTGGGGAAGCAGCTCATCGACTGGTTGTTAATAGCTTACAAGTGAAAGTAGATCGAAATGGTTATGGCAATCGGATGCATGCCCCACCACACTCTTACCCCGTGCCTCCATATAGACCGCAGTTGCCTTCCtaccaaaataatcaaatgCCGCCACCAAGACCAGGTCACCATCCTCGAGGCCCCCCTCAATATTCAAATTCCATTGGTCAGGGTTACCATGATGATGGGTATAAACCACCATATGTTTCATCAGCACCCCACCATCCAAACAATAGGCCTCAACCTCAAAATTATGAAAGAAATAACCGATCAGTTACCCACAATAGTGGAGAGCATTCCAGGAATATATACTACCCGCCATCAGGAGGTGGCCAGATTGCCGTACCCATGTTTGCTGGAATACCGTTGGCACAAACTCCAAATGGAGTCCGTGCTCATCCTTACCAAGCTGGTTACAATAGTTTCCAGAACTACCAACCACCTGGAGCTTCTAGTCAGCAACACTGGCTAAATGGTGCTCCAACAGCCAACCATAGCTACCCCAGGGGATACAGTCGTCCTCAACAATCAGGTAACCAATACTCTGTATTAGACAAAAGAGGAAATAAGAGG is a genomic window of Quercus lobata isolate SW786 chromosome 2, ValleyOak3.0 Primary Assembly, whole genome shotgun sequence containing:
- the LOC115974474 gene encoding 5'-3' exoribonuclease 3 isoform X2; amino-acid sequence: MGVPAFYRWLAEKYPLVVKDVVEEEPVEIDGIKIPVDTSKPNPNELEFDNLYLDMNGIIHPCFHPEDRPSPTTFDEVFQCMFDYIDRLFGMVRPRKLLYMAIDGVAPRAKMNQQRSRRFRAAKDAADAAAEEARLREEFEKEGRKLPPKQESQICDSNVITPGTEFMAVLSIALQYYVHLRLNNDPGWENVKVLISDANVPGEGEHKIMSYIRLQRNLPGYDPNTRHCLYGLDADLIMLALATHEIHFSILREVVFTPGQQDKCFLCGQMGHFASDCEGKAKRKAGEFDEKGDSAVVAKKPFQFLHIWTLREYLEHEMTIPNCPFKIDFECIVDDFIFMCFFVGNDFLPHMPTLEIREGAINLLLAIYKKELRAMGGYLTNGSKPNLSRVEHFIQAVGSFEDKIFQKRARLHQRQSERIKRDKAQAKRRDDAEPQVQPESLVPVARFHGSRLASGPSPSPFQQRGFNHRSEGSMSVRKDYPLGQATSGMSGLEIKSKQSRPHKVARYSSGASIGAAIVEAENDLEIDVNENKEELKVKLKEILREKSDAFNSKNPEEDKVKLGSPGWKERYYEEKFSARTPEELEAIRRDVVLSYTEGLCWVMHYYYEGVCSWQWFYPYHYAPFASDLKDLSDLNISFELGTPFKPFNQLLGVFPAASSHALPEHYRKLMTDPNSPIIDFYPADFEVDMNGKRFAWQGIAKLPFIDEARLLAEVQKIEHTLTEEEVRRNSMMFDMLFVKSSHPLSVCISILDEKCKRLTDKERVEVKERIEPEKSGGMNGYLSPCGGEPRPPIFRSPVTGMEDVIDNQVICAIYRLPDMHEHITRPPVGVKFPKKIVNLGDLKPEPVLWHEDSGRKPWENGRQAPSGAISGQHLGEAAHRLVVNSLQVKVDRNGYGNRMHAPPHSYPVPPYRPQLPSYQNNQMPPPRPGHHPRGPPQYSNSIGQGYHDDGYKPPYVSSAPHHPNNRPQPQNYERNNRSVTHNSGEHSRNIYYPPSGGGQIAVPMFAGIPLAQTPNGVRAHPYQAGYNSFQNYQPPGASSQQHWLNGAPTANHSYPRGYSRPQQSGNQYSVLDKRGNKRPQPPPPGYGRK
- the LOC115974474 gene encoding 5'-3' exoribonuclease 3 isoform X1: MGVPAFYRWLAEKYPLVVKDVVEEEPVEIDGIKIPVDTSKPNPNELEFDNLYLDMNGIIHPCFHPEDRPSPTTFDEVFQCMFDYIDRLFGMVRPRKLLYMAIDGVAPRAKMNQQRSRRFRAAKDAADAAAEEARLREEFEKEGRKLPPKQESQICDSNVITPGTEFMAVLSIALQYYVHLRLNNDPGWENVKVLISDANVPGEGEHKIMSYIRLQRNLPGYDPNTRHCLYGLDADLIMLALATHEIHFSILREVVFTPGQQDKCFLCGQMGHFASDCEGKAKRKAGEFDEKGDSAVVAKKPFQFLHIWTLREYLEHEMTIPNCPFKIDFECIVDDFIFMCFFVGNDFLPHMPTLEIREGAINLLLAIYKKELRAMGGYLTNGSKPNLSRVEHFIQAVGSFEDKIFQKRARLHQRQSERIKRDKAQAKRRDDAEPQVQPESLVPVARFHGSRLASGPSPSPFQQRGFNHRSEGSMSVRKDYPLGQATSGMSGLEIKSKQSRPHKVARYSSGASIGAAIVEAENDLEIDVNENKEELKVKLKEILREKSDAFNSKNPEEDKVKLGSPGWKERYYEEKFSARTPEELEAIRRDVVLSYTEGLCWVMHYYYEGVCSWQWFYPYHYAPFASDLKDLSDLNISFELGTPFKPFNQLLGVFPAASSHALPEHYRKLMTDPNSPIIDFYPADFEVDMNGKRFAWQGIAKLPFIDEARLLAEVQKIEHTLTEEEVRRNSMMFDMLFVKSSHPLSVCISILDEKCKRLTDKERVEVKERIEPEKRAKCSGGMNGYLSPCGGEPRPPIFRSPVTGMEDVIDNQVICAIYRLPDMHEHITRPPVGVKFPKKIVNLGDLKPEPVLWHEDSGRKPWENGRQAPSGAISGQHLGEAAHRLVVNSLQVKVDRNGYGNRMHAPPHSYPVPPYRPQLPSYQNNQMPPPRPGHHPRGPPQYSNSIGQGYHDDGYKPPYVSSAPHHPNNRPQPQNYERNNRSVTHNSGEHSRNIYYPPSGGGQIAVPMFAGIPLAQTPNGVRAHPYQAGYNSFQNYQPPGASSQQHWLNGAPTANHSYPRGYSRPQQSGNQYSVLDKRGNKRPQPPPPGYGRK